A window of Ipomoea triloba cultivar NCNSP0323 chromosome 2, ASM357664v1 contains these coding sequences:
- the LOC116009833 gene encoding uncharacterized protein LOC116009833 isoform X1: MESIIARALEYTLKYWLKSFSRDQFKLQGRTAQLSNLDLNGDALHASVGLPPALNVTTAKVGKLEIILPSVSNVQIEPIVVQIDKLDIVLEENDDVDVQKSSSSASSFTSSTKSSGYGLADKIADGMTLEVHTVNLLLETHGGARRRGGATWASPMASITIRNLLLYTTNENWQVVNLKEARDFSNNKNFIYVFKQLKWDYLSIDLLPHPDMFSDAHFGSSHGESNSKDEDGAKRVFFGGERFVEGISGEANITIQRTELNNPLGLEVQLHITEAVVPALSEPGLRALLRFMTGLYVCLNRGDVNPNAQQHSSEAAGRSLVSFVVDHIFLCIKDTDFQLELLMQSLFFSRASLSDGENAKFLSTVMIGGLFLRDTFSHPPCTLVQPPMQATLENMLPIPDFGKNFLPPIYPLGEQQWQFGGSIPLISLHSLQLKPNPSPPVFASQTVIHCQPLMIHLQEVSCLRIASLIADGIVVNPGAVLPDFSVGSLMFNLKGLDIAVPLDIGNQTYNDIENTTSCQSSFSGTRLLIEDLFFSESPSLKLRLLNLEKDPACFCLWEGQPIDASQKKWTAGASVISLSLETGNDSTGVQSSFSRSSDLWRCVELKGACLEVAMATADGSPLTDVPPPGGIVRIGVACQQFMSNTSAEQLFFVLDRYAYFGRVGERLATVAQNNPLKDMRNESLGETLAEKVPGDTGVCLTVKNLQLSFLESSSLNNHGTPLVQFLGNDLFIKVTHRTLGGAVAISSSLLWESVQVDCTDTTPSLANENGLALTANQNGSLDRDGSQLRAVFWVHNSKTHQSNGNVKSVPLLDINIVHVIPLNMQDTECHSINISACIAGVRLGGGMNYAEALLHRFGILGPDGGPGEGLTKGLEHLSAGPLSKLFKATPLIADELKENGSLGNGKDNGILQFGTPDDVDVSIELKDWLFALEGAQEAAERWWFCNNEDSSREERCWHTTFHSIGIKAKGSPKQITNGNTRLHGKLKHPIELVTVGVEGLKILKPHIQKVPKQGDALDRVLKQTSETYAGVNLEVDIVSSEEEIDDGMAKWVVENLKFSVKQPIEAVVTKDELQYLAFLCQSEIDSMGRIAAGILRVLKLEGSIGQAAISQLSNLGSDGFERIFSPEKLTKSSSSISCTGHSPSSNRRCGNRNSSLDATVVSLEESLSETQARCAALGEGLHSLETSAEQLENFKQLAQKLESMQKLLLQLRTQI, from the exons ATGGAGTCTATAATAGCGCGAGCTCTGGAGTACACGCTCAAGTATTGGCTCAAGTCGTTCAGTAGAGATCAGTTTAAGTTGCAGGGGCGCACCGCGCAGCTTTCTAATTTAG ATTTAAATGGAGATGCTTTGCATGCTAGTGTGGGACTACCGCCGGCATTGAATGTTACCACTGCAAAAGTCGGAAAATTGGAGATTATT CTTCCATCAGTAAGCAATGTGCAAATAGAGCCAATAGTCGTCCAAATTGATAAGCTTGATATTGTTCTGGAGGAGAATGATGATGTTGATGTACAGAAGAGCTCTAGTAG TGCTTCATCATTCACTAGCTCCACGAAGAGCAGTGGCTATGGTTTAGCCGACAAG ATTGCTGATGGAATGACTCTAGAAGTGCATACAGTTAACCTCCTACTTGAAACTCACGGTGGTGCTCGACGTCGAGGAGGAGCAACTTG GGCATCACCTATGGCATCAATTACCATAAGAAACCTTCTGCTATATACTACAAACGAGAATTGGCAG GTGGTAAATCTCAAGGAAGCCAGGGACTTCTCCAATAACAAGAACTTCATATATGTGTTCAAG CAACTGAAATGGGACTATCTGTCAATTGACCTGTTACCACATCCTGATATGTTCTCGGATGCTCATTTTGGTTCTTCCCATGGGGAATctaatagtaaagatgaagatggaGCAAAACGCGTATTTTTTGGTGGAGAGAGATTTGTTGAAGGAATATCAGGAGAGGCGAAT ATCACCATCCAAAGGACTGAACTAAATAATCCATTGGGGCTTGAGGTTCAGTTACACATTACTGAAGCCGTTGTTCCAGCTCTAAGTGAGCCAG GACTAAGAGCTCTTCTTCGGTTCATGACGGGCTTATATGTCTGTTTAAACAGAGGAGACGTGAATCCAAATGCCCAGCAG CATTCTAGTGAAGCAGCTGGACGGTCACTGGTCTCATTTGTTGTAGATCACATATTTTTGTGTATAAAGGATACTG ACTTCCAGCTTGAACTTTTGATGCAATCGTTATTCTTTTCCCGG GCTAGTCTCTCCGATGGTGAAAATGCCAAATTCTTGAGTACAGTTATGATAGGTGGACTGTTTCTAAG GGACACATTTTCACACCCACCATGCACCTTAGTGCAGCCACCGATGCAGGCTACTCTGGAAAATATGCTGCCCATTCCAGATTTTG GTAAAAATTTTCTTCCTCCAATATATCCTCTTGGAGAACAACAGTGGCAGTTTGGTGGCAGCATTCCTTTAATATCTCTCCATTCTCTTCAGCTAAAGCCCAACCCTTCCCCACCTGTTTTTGCTTCCCAAACTGTCATTCATTGTCAGCCTCTCATG ATTCATCTTCAGGAAGTATCCTGTTTGAGGATAGCTTCCCTTATAGCTGATGGAATTGTAGTCAATCCTGGTGCTGTATTACCAGATTTCTCAGTTGGCTCCCTCATGTTCAATCTTAAAGGATTGGATATCGCAGTTCCCTTAGACATCGGAAATCAAACCTACAATGACATAGAAAACACAACTTCTTGTCAGAGTTCATTTTCTGGGACCAGACTCCTTATTGAAGACTTGTTCTTCTCCGAGTCACCTTCATTAAAACTAAGGCTACTAAACCTTGAGAAGGACCCAGCATGCTTCTGTCTTTGGGAAGGACAACCCATTGATGCCAGCCAGAAGAAATGGACAGCTGGTGCTTCTGTCATTAGTTTGTCTCTAGAAACCGGTAATGACTCAACCGGAGTTCAAAGTTCTTTTTCGAGGTCTTCAGATTTATGGAGATGTGTTGAATTGAAAGGTGCCTGCCTTGAGGTCGCAATGGCCACTGCAGATGGAAGTCCTTTAACAGATGTGCCACCTCCAGGTGGTATTGTCAGAATAGGAGTTGCTTGTCAGCAGTTTATGTCCAACACTTCAGCTGAGCAATTATTTTTTGTCCTCGACCGTTATGCATATTTTGGGAGGGTCGGTGAAAGGCTAGCAACAGTTGCACAGAACAACCCACTGAAGGATATGAGAAATGAATCTTTGGGTGAGACATTAGCAGAGAAAGTACCTGGTGATACTGGTGTGTGTTTGACTGTGAAGAACCTGCAGTTAAGCTTTTTGGAATCTTCTTCTCTGAACAATCATGGAACACCATTGGTTCAATTTTTGGGAAATGACCTATTCATTAAAGTTACTCATAGAACCTTGGGTGGTGCTGTTGCCATTTCATCCAGTTTATTGTGGGAGAGTGTTCAGGTGGATTGCACAGACACTACACCTAGCTTGGCAAATGAAAATGGGCTGGCCTTGACTGCTAATCAAAATGGTTCTCTGGATAGGGATGGAAGCCAGCTTAGGGCTGTTTTTTGGGTGCACAATAGTAAGACTCATCAATCAAATGGCAACGTTAAGTCAGTTCCACTTTTGGATATAAACATTGTGCATGTGATACCGCTTAACATGCAAGATACAGAGTGTCATAGTATAAATATCTCAGCTTGTATTGCTGGAGTTCGACTTGGAGGAGGAATGAATTATGCTGAAGCTTTGCTTCACAGGTTTGGGATTCTTGGGCCAGATGGAGGTCCAGGAGAAGGGCTTACTAAAGGGTTAGAGCATTTGTCTGCTGGGCCTTTATCAAAACTTTTCAAGGCAACACCTCTAATTgcagatgagcttaaagaga ATGGAAGCTTAGGCAATGGAAAGGACAATGGTATCCTGCAGTTTGGCACTCCTGATGATGTGGATGTATCAATAGAGTTGAAAGATTGGTTATTTGCTCTTGAAGGTGCACAGGAGGCGGCTGAGAGATGGTGGTTCTGCAATAATGAAGATTCTTCCAGAGAAGAGAGGTGCTGGCACACTACTTTCCACAGCATTGGCATTAAAGCAAAAGGCAGTCCTAAGCAAATTACAAATGGCAATACAAGGCTTCATGGAAAACTGAAACATCCCATCGAGTTGGTTACT GTTGGTGTGGAAGGCTTGAAAATCTTAAAGCCACATATTCAAAAGGTTCCTAAACAAGGTGATGCTCTGGATAGAGTGCTCAAACAAACTTCTGAGACATATGCTGGTGTAAACCTTGAAGTTGACATAGTTAGCTCAGAAGAGGAGATTGATGATGGAATGGCAAAGTGGGTGGTGGAGAACTTGAAATTCTCAGTGAAACAGCCG ATTGAAGCAGTTGTGACAAAGGATGAGCTGCAATATCTAGCTTTCTTGTGCCAGTCTGAAATTGATTCTATGGGCAGGATAGCTGCTGGTATCCTACGGGTACTTAAATTAGAAGGTTCAATTGGCCAAGCAGCAATTAGTCAACTAAGTAATTTGG GAAGTGATGGATTTGAGAGAATATTCAGCCCTGAAAAGCTCACCAAGAGCAGTAGTAGTATTAGTTGTACTGGACACAGTCCATCCTCAAACAGAAGATGTGGGAACCGAAATTCTAGTTTGGATGCTACGGTAGTTTCTCTTGAAGAGTCATTATCGGAAACACAGGCTAGGTGCGCAGCGCTTGGGGAGGGGCTACATAGTTTAGAAACTTCAGCAGAGCAGCTCGAGAATTTTAAACAACTGGCTCAGAAACTAGAGAGCATGCAGAAATTGTTGCTGCAACTGAGGACTCAAATCTAA
- the LOC116009833 gene encoding uncharacterized protein LOC116009833 isoform X2, giving the protein MTLEVHTVNLLLETHGGARRRGGATWASPMASITIRNLLLYTTNENWQVVNLKEARDFSNNKNFIYVFKQLKWDYLSIDLLPHPDMFSDAHFGSSHGESNSKDEDGAKRVFFGGERFVEGISGEANITIQRTELNNPLGLEVQLHITEAVVPALSEPGLRALLRFMTGLYVCLNRGDVNPNAQQHSSEAAGRSLVSFVVDHIFLCIKDTDFQLELLMQSLFFSRASLSDGENAKFLSTVMIGGLFLRDTFSHPPCTLVQPPMQATLENMLPIPDFGKNFLPPIYPLGEQQWQFGGSIPLISLHSLQLKPNPSPPVFASQTVIHCQPLMIHLQEVSCLRIASLIADGIVVNPGAVLPDFSVGSLMFNLKGLDIAVPLDIGNQTYNDIENTTSCQSSFSGTRLLIEDLFFSESPSLKLRLLNLEKDPACFCLWEGQPIDASQKKWTAGASVISLSLETGNDSTGVQSSFSRSSDLWRCVELKGACLEVAMATADGSPLTDVPPPGGIVRIGVACQQFMSNTSAEQLFFVLDRYAYFGRVGERLATVAQNNPLKDMRNESLGETLAEKVPGDTGVCLTVKNLQLSFLESSSLNNHGTPLVQFLGNDLFIKVTHRTLGGAVAISSSLLWESVQVDCTDTTPSLANENGLALTANQNGSLDRDGSQLRAVFWVHNSKTHQSNGNVKSVPLLDINIVHVIPLNMQDTECHSINISACIAGVRLGGGMNYAEALLHRFGILGPDGGPGEGLTKGLEHLSAGPLSKLFKATPLIADELKENGSLGNGKDNGILQFGTPDDVDVSIELKDWLFALEGAQEAAERWWFCNNEDSSREERCWHTTFHSIGIKAKGSPKQITNGNTRLHGKLKHPIELVTVGVEGLKILKPHIQKVPKQGDALDRVLKQTSETYAGVNLEVDIVSSEEEIDDGMAKWVVENLKFSVKQPIEAVVTKDELQYLAFLCQSEIDSMGRIAAGILRVLKLEGSIGQAAISQLSNLGSDGFERIFSPEKLTKSSSSISCTGHSPSSNRRCGNRNSSLDATVVSLEESLSETQARCAALGEGLHSLETSAEQLENFKQLAQKLESMQKLLLQLRTQI; this is encoded by the exons ATGACTCTAGAAGTGCATACAGTTAACCTCCTACTTGAAACTCACGGTGGTGCTCGACGTCGAGGAGGAGCAACTTG GGCATCACCTATGGCATCAATTACCATAAGAAACCTTCTGCTATATACTACAAACGAGAATTGGCAG GTGGTAAATCTCAAGGAAGCCAGGGACTTCTCCAATAACAAGAACTTCATATATGTGTTCAAG CAACTGAAATGGGACTATCTGTCAATTGACCTGTTACCACATCCTGATATGTTCTCGGATGCTCATTTTGGTTCTTCCCATGGGGAATctaatagtaaagatgaagatggaGCAAAACGCGTATTTTTTGGTGGAGAGAGATTTGTTGAAGGAATATCAGGAGAGGCGAAT ATCACCATCCAAAGGACTGAACTAAATAATCCATTGGGGCTTGAGGTTCAGTTACACATTACTGAAGCCGTTGTTCCAGCTCTAAGTGAGCCAG GACTAAGAGCTCTTCTTCGGTTCATGACGGGCTTATATGTCTGTTTAAACAGAGGAGACGTGAATCCAAATGCCCAGCAG CATTCTAGTGAAGCAGCTGGACGGTCACTGGTCTCATTTGTTGTAGATCACATATTTTTGTGTATAAAGGATACTG ACTTCCAGCTTGAACTTTTGATGCAATCGTTATTCTTTTCCCGG GCTAGTCTCTCCGATGGTGAAAATGCCAAATTCTTGAGTACAGTTATGATAGGTGGACTGTTTCTAAG GGACACATTTTCACACCCACCATGCACCTTAGTGCAGCCACCGATGCAGGCTACTCTGGAAAATATGCTGCCCATTCCAGATTTTG GTAAAAATTTTCTTCCTCCAATATATCCTCTTGGAGAACAACAGTGGCAGTTTGGTGGCAGCATTCCTTTAATATCTCTCCATTCTCTTCAGCTAAAGCCCAACCCTTCCCCACCTGTTTTTGCTTCCCAAACTGTCATTCATTGTCAGCCTCTCATG ATTCATCTTCAGGAAGTATCCTGTTTGAGGATAGCTTCCCTTATAGCTGATGGAATTGTAGTCAATCCTGGTGCTGTATTACCAGATTTCTCAGTTGGCTCCCTCATGTTCAATCTTAAAGGATTGGATATCGCAGTTCCCTTAGACATCGGAAATCAAACCTACAATGACATAGAAAACACAACTTCTTGTCAGAGTTCATTTTCTGGGACCAGACTCCTTATTGAAGACTTGTTCTTCTCCGAGTCACCTTCATTAAAACTAAGGCTACTAAACCTTGAGAAGGACCCAGCATGCTTCTGTCTTTGGGAAGGACAACCCATTGATGCCAGCCAGAAGAAATGGACAGCTGGTGCTTCTGTCATTAGTTTGTCTCTAGAAACCGGTAATGACTCAACCGGAGTTCAAAGTTCTTTTTCGAGGTCTTCAGATTTATGGAGATGTGTTGAATTGAAAGGTGCCTGCCTTGAGGTCGCAATGGCCACTGCAGATGGAAGTCCTTTAACAGATGTGCCACCTCCAGGTGGTATTGTCAGAATAGGAGTTGCTTGTCAGCAGTTTATGTCCAACACTTCAGCTGAGCAATTATTTTTTGTCCTCGACCGTTATGCATATTTTGGGAGGGTCGGTGAAAGGCTAGCAACAGTTGCACAGAACAACCCACTGAAGGATATGAGAAATGAATCTTTGGGTGAGACATTAGCAGAGAAAGTACCTGGTGATACTGGTGTGTGTTTGACTGTGAAGAACCTGCAGTTAAGCTTTTTGGAATCTTCTTCTCTGAACAATCATGGAACACCATTGGTTCAATTTTTGGGAAATGACCTATTCATTAAAGTTACTCATAGAACCTTGGGTGGTGCTGTTGCCATTTCATCCAGTTTATTGTGGGAGAGTGTTCAGGTGGATTGCACAGACACTACACCTAGCTTGGCAAATGAAAATGGGCTGGCCTTGACTGCTAATCAAAATGGTTCTCTGGATAGGGATGGAAGCCAGCTTAGGGCTGTTTTTTGGGTGCACAATAGTAAGACTCATCAATCAAATGGCAACGTTAAGTCAGTTCCACTTTTGGATATAAACATTGTGCATGTGATACCGCTTAACATGCAAGATACAGAGTGTCATAGTATAAATATCTCAGCTTGTATTGCTGGAGTTCGACTTGGAGGAGGAATGAATTATGCTGAAGCTTTGCTTCACAGGTTTGGGATTCTTGGGCCAGATGGAGGTCCAGGAGAAGGGCTTACTAAAGGGTTAGAGCATTTGTCTGCTGGGCCTTTATCAAAACTTTTCAAGGCAACACCTCTAATTgcagatgagcttaaagaga ATGGAAGCTTAGGCAATGGAAAGGACAATGGTATCCTGCAGTTTGGCACTCCTGATGATGTGGATGTATCAATAGAGTTGAAAGATTGGTTATTTGCTCTTGAAGGTGCACAGGAGGCGGCTGAGAGATGGTGGTTCTGCAATAATGAAGATTCTTCCAGAGAAGAGAGGTGCTGGCACACTACTTTCCACAGCATTGGCATTAAAGCAAAAGGCAGTCCTAAGCAAATTACAAATGGCAATACAAGGCTTCATGGAAAACTGAAACATCCCATCGAGTTGGTTACT GTTGGTGTGGAAGGCTTGAAAATCTTAAAGCCACATATTCAAAAGGTTCCTAAACAAGGTGATGCTCTGGATAGAGTGCTCAAACAAACTTCTGAGACATATGCTGGTGTAAACCTTGAAGTTGACATAGTTAGCTCAGAAGAGGAGATTGATGATGGAATGGCAAAGTGGGTGGTGGAGAACTTGAAATTCTCAGTGAAACAGCCG ATTGAAGCAGTTGTGACAAAGGATGAGCTGCAATATCTAGCTTTCTTGTGCCAGTCTGAAATTGATTCTATGGGCAGGATAGCTGCTGGTATCCTACGGGTACTTAAATTAGAAGGTTCAATTGGCCAAGCAGCAATTAGTCAACTAAGTAATTTGG GAAGTGATGGATTTGAGAGAATATTCAGCCCTGAAAAGCTCACCAAGAGCAGTAGTAGTATTAGTTGTACTGGACACAGTCCATCCTCAAACAGAAGATGTGGGAACCGAAATTCTAGTTTGGATGCTACGGTAGTTTCTCTTGAAGAGTCATTATCGGAAACACAGGCTAGGTGCGCAGCGCTTGGGGAGGGGCTACATAGTTTAGAAACTTCAGCAGAGCAGCTCGAGAATTTTAAACAACTGGCTCAGAAACTAGAGAGCATGCAGAAATTGTTGCTGCAACTGAGGACTCAAATCTAA
- the LOC116010182 gene encoding uncharacterized protein LOC116010182 yields the protein MKERNDSPMPIIGVYVAAASLACSFAMFRNSSIKLNLDLSGRFFALNATWLTLLAAATKLTGDLTSPMWSAKDNIVKITSTAFLTIAMGCFFTTLGSMSDTDVLATRTALTILVITVVADLCIQLGTGALDYSLFPEIIFAIVLLLCMFIIVFCSALAVPAIKKRAELNYQKIVSDDERMKGKQRTVEELRLSVTKFWVMAASGSPQFLMKRLVTYVSSTVVSLLSAIVIFVAIDRMRHAFEKWVSSHCKEESEYKWSVMLIILSQSAVTVPSMVSTTIFLISVMCDKYESNGIKISREEFTIESYWTERLVEWRQSSIALRFKKRTIRKLLHNIKWLILTLCILLQTLIVMWCKLCCALSFYSVLPLVFLVNHLRELFHKTEVSNHHQKSHEEVDLNCFVILLEGERQLPKRLLRTITNMMDMHIEMGKMQSPQNLFNLLNHSFSFSGVAEFDSNRVSTLLFSEPPNCWTLPVITLTTIAIALPNIASQHIDELVSSVDEGLRYTSLIDALDDKCGLKSIKNVANVVWVGVELHKEWLGVDLKGKFREVNSAKEIIQTLAHVAEQIVMEFSFIGDKTLVQNPLYWPANVLAANSMYRISRTILLFYENGECQVEELFKKLTCMIADILTACLINLPRVIITKCKCNAIEEREKSVRDAIILLEETEYILRHFEEHQLSSMGPRQPLCIDEWRQWWMERQVPTVLASAPSVESNEYVAVQMQA from the coding sequence ATGAAAGAGAGGAATGATTCTCCAATGCCAATTATAGGCGTTTATGTAGCAGCTGCTTCTCTGGCCTGCTCTTTCGCCATGTTCCGCAACTCCTCAATCAAATTAAACCTGGACTTGTCAGGCAGATTCTTTGCTCTCAATGCAACATGGCTGACACTATTAGCCGCGGCTACCAAGCTGACAGGGGATCTCACATCTCCCATGTGGTCTGCCAAAGACAACATCGTCAAAATCACAAGCACTGCTTTCTTAACCATCGCGATGGGCTGTTTTTTCACCACACTGGGCTCTATGAGTGATACAGATGTTCTCGCCACTAGGACCGCTTTGACCATATTGGTCATCACCGTGGTTGCGGATTTGTGCATACAATTAGGGACCGGTGCACTTGATTACTCGTTGTTCCCCGAGATCATCTTCGCCATTGTTCTGTTGCTCTGCATGTTCATAATTGTTTTCTGTTCGGCTTTAGCAGTTCCAGCAATCAAGAAACGCGCAGAGCTGAACTATCAGAAGATAGTTTCAGATGATGAACGGATGAAAGGGAAACAACGCACAGTTGAAGAGCTGAGATTGAGTGTTACAAAGTTTTGGGTGATGGCAGCATCTGGTAGCCCCCAATTTCTTATGAAAAGGTTGGTCACCTATGTTTCTTCGACTGTCGTTTCTTTACTTTCTGCCATTGTTATTTTTGTCGCGATTGATAGGATGAGACATGCGTTCGAAAAGTGGGTATCGTCTCATTGTAAGGAAGAATCTGAGTATAAGTGGTCTGTCATGTTGATTATATTGTCTCAATCTGCAGTCACGGTACCATCTATGGTCTCAACTACAATTTTCTTGATTAGTGTCATGTGTGATAAGTATGAGAGTAATGGGATCAAAATCAGTAGAGAAGAATTCACAATTGAGTCTTATTGGACTGAAAGATTGGTGGAGTGGAGACAGAGTTCAATAGCTTTGAGGTTTAAGAAACGCACAATTAGAAAATTGTTACACAACATAAAATGGCTGATCTTGACTTTGTGCATACTACTTCAGACTCTGATTGTCATGTGGTGCAAGTTATGTTGTGCTCTCTCTTTTTACTCCGTGCTTCCATTAGTATTTTTAGTTAATCATTTACGTGAATTGTTTCACAAAACTGAAGTTTCAAATCACCACCAGAAAAGTCACGAGGAGGTAGATCTCAACTGTTTTGTAATACTGCTCGAAGGAGAAAGACAACTTCCAAAAAGATTATTGAGAACGATTACTAACATGATGGATATGCATATTGAGATGGGTAAGATGCAATCGCCACAAAATCTATTTAATCTTCTCAATCATAGTTTCTCTTTTAGTGGGGTAGCAGAATTTGATAGCAATCGAGTTTCAACTCTGTTATTCAGTGAACCTCCTAATTGTTGGACACTTCCCGTGATAACACTAACAACTATTGCCATTGCACTTCCAAACATTGCAAGTCAACATATTGATGAATTGGTAAGCAGTGTTGATGAAGGCCTTCGCTACACAAGCCTTATAGATGCCTTAGATGATAAGTGTGGGTTGAAAAGCATAAAAAATGTAGCAAATGTTGTGTGGGTGGGAGTGGAGCTTCACAAGGAGTGGTTGGGCGTGGATCTTAAGGGCAAATTTAGGGAAGTAAATTCTGCTAAGGAGATTATCCAAACCCTAGCCCATGTAGCCGAACAAATCGTCATGGAGTTTAGCTTTATAGGAGACAAAACTCTAGTGCAAAATCCTCTCTACTGGCCTGCAAATGTTTTAGCTGCTAATTCAATGTATAGAATTAGTCGGACTATTTTGCTGTTCTATGAAAATGGTGAATGCCAAGTTGAAGAGTTGTTTAAGAAGTTAACATGCATGATTGCAGACATATTGACAGCTTGTCTTATCAATTTGCCCCGTGTGATAATTACCAAGTGCAAATGTAATGCTATTGAGGAAAGGGAGAAAAGCGTTCGTGATGCGATTATTCTTTTAGAAGAAACTGAATATATTCTAAGGCATTTTGAGGAGCATCAACTTTCAAGCATGGGTCCCAGACAAccattatgcattgatgaatgGCGGCAGTGGTGGATGGAGAGACAAGTTCCAACTGTTTTAGCATCTGCACCTTCAGTTGAGTCCAATGAGTATGTGGCTGTTCAAATGCAGGCTTGA
- the LOC116009737 gene encoding uncharacterized protein LOC116009737 — protein MASNIFQLPFHVIHPNPSVLRKQFAIKCTSSSSTPEPETDPDFPTPSEGATTPADKFPIEKRRRSAIIRDRKSRIGLAKPEPRNFEIGWKRTKPIQIEEPVGFVIMDFLEKLEGLIMARQYGSTALLAKVGEIVAERAREEAEVLQEEGKVEERMVTELFRVLKLMEMDLAMVKAAVKEETLNERLEQATARCRQAILVASSF, from the coding sequence ATGGCTTCTAATATATTTCAACTCCCTTTTCACGTAATTCATCCAAACCCTTCAGTTCTTCGAAAGCAGTTTGCCATCAAAtgcacttcttcttcttcaacacCAGAGCCAGAAACCGACCCTGACTTCCCAACTCCTAGCGAGGGAGCAACCACCCCTGCAGACAAATTCCCCATTGAAAAACGACGAAGATCCGCAATCATCAGGGATagaaaatcaagaattgggcttgcAAAGCCGGAGCCACGAAACTTTGAGATTGGGTGGAAGAGAACTAAGCCTATTCAAATAGAGGAGCCAGTTGGGTTTGTGATAATGGACTTCTTGGAGAAGCTGGAAGGATTGATAATGGCACGACAATATGGGTCAACAGCTCTGTTGGCCAAGGTCGGAGAAATAGTGGCGGAGAGAGCCAGAGAAGAAGCAGAGGTGTTGCAGGAGGAAGGAAAAGTTGAAGAGAGAATGGTCACTGAGCTGTTCAGAGTGTTGAAGCTAATGGAGATGGACTTGGCCATGGTGAAAGCTGCAGTGAAAGAAGAGACATTAAATGAGAGGCTTGAGCAAGCTACGGCAAGGTGTAGGCAAGCCATTCTCGTTGCTAGTTCCTTTTGA